In Setaria italica strain Yugu1 chromosome IX, Setaria_italica_v2.0, whole genome shotgun sequence, the genomic stretch AGCACCCTATATAATCGGGCTTCGCCGTCTTGCAGGCAATGCCGCCCCCAAATCCCCCCAATCCTCCAAATCTTGCCCCCAGAACCCTACACCCAGCCATCCGTCGTCCCGCAGCTAGCGGCCCCACcgtccgccgtcccgccgccaccgccgctctgcCATCCCGCAGCTACCGCTTCCTCTTCTCCCAGAGTATCTGCAAAAACACCGATGTCACCGAAGAAGAGGGGCAAAAAACCAGCGAAGAGGACACGGCCGGGAAACCAGTTTGCAGGTGAAGTGTCTCTCCTACATCCTTATTTTCGGTGATCTTGCTTACACAGTATCGGGTCGCCTAGATATGCTCCTACGAACCCTATCTAAGTGATAATGGTTGTAGGCGATTAGAACCCTATATGAGTTTCTTGGTTCAAAAAGTCTGATTGCCATGGTGGGTGTATTCTTTTTAGAGCCTTTAAAACTCATTTAGTTTTCCTGATACTCCTTGATCCCGTTCCTGTTGCAAAATATACAGTGCATAGAGCCCATTAATTTAGTTCAGAAAGTCTATATAGAGGCAAATTTACTCATCTATGGTACGATACTTGTTTTGGCATATACAGTGGCATTGTTCAGTGTCTTGTCTTGGCTAGGCTCTTGCTTACCTTGTCCCCTGCATGTGCTCCTgtttttttgattttttgtaATCATGAAATATGTCCCTAATTTTCTCTTTATTCCTTCTTAATGCAGATCCTCCGCTTACTGACTATGAACTTCAGCGGATGAGAACGTTTTTGCACAACAACGCAAAGATGCGGCAACTAGGACTTCCTGTACTAGCTACACTTTTTGTGAACACTAGGATTTACCCAAAAATCCAGCAGCAGAACAAAGCAGAAAACTCTGGCTTGGAGTACAATGGTGAGGATGAGCCTAACAGTGATGGCCATCTAAGTGATGATGGCCTAGAACCGGAGACGGAGTTGGGGTGTACACTTGCTAGTTTATCATATAAGGTGCTAGTTATTCCATAGTGTCAAATCTTAATATGTGGATTGCTTGCTTATTGCATTTAATGTTTGTCTCCCAATCTGTACATTTGATTGGTTCTATGTAGAAGAAGAAGACAACAACAGAGGTTACTGAGAGAGGTGTTCAGAAGGCACAACCTGAGATGCAACCTGGTGTTTGCACAAGGTCACAGAAGAATCGTGCAGCTGATGCTACTGCAGTGACTAATCAAGCTGAAATATGCAATCAGGCTACAAAGGAAGGTTAAATGACTACATTCCTGTAACAAATTGAACTCAAATTGTAGAACCAGCATTCCAAAGTACTATTACTAATTTTATATTGCATTGTAGCTGATGCAGGCGAGCAAAATGGCTGCCTGACTGGAGATGAGCATATACAAACTGAGCTGAACCTCTCTGAAGTTGCCATAATGAATGATGTCAATGAAAATGGAGAAATAGAGGGTGCCAACGTTTCTGAAGGTGTGTCATGCTGTGTCATGCTCTTGGTATTTGTTCTTCGCATGTTTTAGCTTGTCCTAATGGTTCAGCAAGTGCATAGTACCATAGAAGAACCACAAGTTGAGCTTGTCTTTGCAGTCAAATTGTGCCTGCTTTGCTTCTCTACATGAGCATCAGTTCAAGTTACAGTTATTTTCTACTCAAGTCAACCTGGTGCTGCTAGGCTCAATTAGTCAATCATATTAGGATATTTATTATGGTTGGTTGATACTCCAATGCTTAAGATAACTTATGGACAGATAATTTAGTCACCAGTGCATGACTAAAATTTTGTACTTCATACATTGTTCATAATAAAATGAAAATTGGCTCAgtcttgaacaccagttttGATATTATTGCTAAATCAACAACTTTAATTTTCATAAGTTGATAGGATAATATTTAACTAGTATTTGTTACTACTTTTGTTTCTGCATTACCGAGTGCTGAATTTCTTGAATCAGAGTTCAAAAGTTTATTCTTATCCTTGGTAGATGACCCATTTGATGAGGAGGTCTGGGTGAGGGGACCTAATATTGGGAGAGAACTTGATTCAATGACTCGCTCGAGGAAAGGCAAACTTCCTTTGGTTATTGAACCGGGAAAGAAAAGACCGAACTCCGTGATGATTGCTGCAAAATTTGCAACTGAGTGCAACATTGCAGTAAGGAACCATGTTCCGATATTTCCACATTGGAAGGAGTACAAGAAACATCCTAAGATCATCAACATAGACAGAGTTGGTGTAAATGTTCAAACTTGCCTCTTTCCACTGTTTATTTCTAACACTAACATTGTGTATTCAATAACATTTGGCAATGTTGTTTACTATTACCAGCAAAGTTTCATACGAATGTAAAGGCAGCACCTATGAAAAAAGCATATGTGGCTATGATGAAGAAAGCTATTCGCCAGCAGCGCTACAATCTCAAAAAGAGGTATTTTGATGCTTTGCCACTACATCTAGTGCCCAAAACATCTCCTGTGACCTCAATGACTGATGAGCAATGGGATAAACTTGTGGAACATTTGAAAAATGAACAAAAAATGGTAAGTTCATCCAACTATTCCCCATCTCATCATGTTGATGTCATATGTGCTTAACAACAGAACTGTGTTGCTATAAGTGACTTGTGAGAAGAACAGAGAGAACAGAAGCAAAGTGCAGTTCCATCAGACCACTGGTTCTTGCAGCTATGAAATACAGATTGTAAAATTGGTGAGTACAACTCACTGACACTTTTCACTAGAACATGCTGTTTGACCTTCAATGGAAACATATTGTATATGAACTAACTTTAAGTTGAATACCAAGTATTGTCATTTTCTTGTCAGGTCTTTTCTTATCTGCATATTTAAGAGAGCTCTGTATGTAGCTATGCCACATAGATTAGTAATAGTTGACAAAAATCTACTGCTGGTTGCTTTGTTTTCAAAATTATGTCACAACATACTAAACTTGGGGCTGTAAAATTAGCTATGGCACTTTCACCAGAACATGCTTTAACTTTAGTTTGTTTACTGCCTTTTATCTGTGTTAGAAATACATAGAATCAGCAGTAGTTTTTTAAAGTGTCCTTTTCTATTCATTTTCAGGCGGACAAGTACAAAAATGAACCACCAAATGCACTGGAACTATTTAAAGAGATGCACTACAGCAAAAAGAAAGGGTTTGCTCCTACAGTTCAATCTCTTATTGTAAGTAAAATCATATTTAGTTCACAACCAGATGATACATTAGGTTCATATGTCATGATCATTGAGCTATCTATGTCTCCTCCACTGCTAGGTTGAAATGGAGGAGAAGCTAAATGAACCTGTAGATGATGGTCTTGAACCAAAGGATGTGACTGATGTGGTCTATGAGGCTCTTGTTCAGAAAACTAAGAAGAACAAATTTCTTGTAAATGTGGGGCTCAGAAGCAAAGGTACTTGTGTCAGTGAGCGCGACCTAGAAGAGGAACTGGTGGTGGAGAAACAAACATCAAGTGATCTTAGGGGGGTTATCAAGACTCAACAACAGCAAATGGAAGAAATGATGAAGAAATTCGAGGAATCAGAAACAACGAGGGTTAAGCAAGAAGAGGAATTGAAGAAAAGGCAAGCTGACACTGATGCACTGATTAGGACTTTGATGTCCATGGTTCCGGGATGTCAAGCTAAATGGTAAGGTTGTCTTGGGTTACCGGTTGGTGCACAGATGCTGTTGGATGCTTCTTTTGGTGATGGATGCATTTTGGCAAGTTGTCTTCGTGCAATGTTAGTCTATGAACAGGTGGATGCATGGTCTTTTGTTTGAACTGATGCATGATTTTCACCCTGTGCAGTTCTGTGAACTGATGAACTGATGTAAGGTCTGATGCATGTCGTAGCCTATGGTGTGCGAAATTTCTTATGTAACTGATAGTTACTATGTTGGCATATGTTCAGATGTATCTGCGAATCTGTGATGATGtgatatatttatttatatgcGATGGCATATTTATATGAATCTGTGATGATCTATGGTGATCTGTGACTACCTGAATGGTGTGAATTTAAGTTTGAATTTACTgtcattttaaatttgaatttgatgCAATTTAAATTTGAAGTTGGTGCAATTTAAATTTCAATGTCTGCTGATTTTTTATGGCCCACAGTAGGCTAATTCTATTGTGCAGTTGGGCTAGCCCAATAGTTCGTGCTACAATATGGACCTAACTAAAACTAAAAAACTACACAACACATGGGCCTCATGAACAATGGGCCACAAACAACCTACTGATGACGTGGCTGCTACACAAACAGCTCACTGATGACATGGCAACATAGCAGCCACGTGTAACATAATCGTGATGGTTCATTTCATCACTATTGCTTTTTGCTATTGTTGTCGACCAGTTCATACATGACGAATAAAAAAGCCAACTTGTGACGGTCCATTTCGGTTCAACAAATGTATGACGCGGGATACATGACGTTTTTCGTGATCGTCATCATGAGTTAACTGTGACGAATTTTCGCATGTCTGTGCCAAAGTAAACCGTCATGTATAAGGAGATTTTTTGTAGTGGTAGGCAAAATAGGGTTGATGAGATATATATTGGCATCGGTATCAACAATAATGTGATGCTGTGTCCTTAGCAGGAAAACGTTTCTGTCAACTGTCTACAACATTATTCTCCCACTGACGCGCGAGTATTTTAGAAGAATTCTGCATCCCATGTCTTGCGTGAGCTGAGAAACTACACTGGTTTTGGATGGAACGACGTGAGTTACCTTTTTGGATGcagtccgtccgtccgtccgtccacCACGAGTCATCAAGAGAAGATGCCAATGCCGAGAGCAAGCAGCCAGTGAGTGTACATGATTGAGTGATGGCATCAAAACTACTGCCATCCATGATCACGGGCCGTGGCTCTTTAGGGCCAAAATGTTGGAGAGATAACAAGCCGGGTACTCGTGCCCGCACATGATGACTCCAACGCTTTACAATCTGAAGTGATTTAGCAACGGAGATTCGTTTTCTTTCAGCTCAGGGCTTGTTTGGCTCCCAgagttaaactttagctcctgtcacattggatatttgaatattaattaggagtattaattatagactaattacaaaattaattgcacagatggaggttaattcgcgagacgaatctattaagcccaaattagtccatgatttgataatgtggtgctacagtaactatttgctaatgatgaattaattatgcttaatagattcgtctcgcgaattagtccagaatttctacaattagttttataattagtgcATGTTTAATTCTCTAATTAGCATATGAATATTCAATATAATAAGAACTAAATTTGAGCAGTATTTTTagcctagtatccaaacacttCGTGAGGAACGTGGCTGAAAGAAAACGAATCTCCAAAGCTCTGCTAACGTGGCCGGAGGCAGCGTCAGGCTCCCAGATGATGCCGGTCGCCGATGCCGACGTTACGGCCTGCTCGTACCATTGTCAGCTAGTAGCAACCATCTGCGGCACGATGCACGAGCACGAGCACCCCCACGCCACTACTGCCTCCTCCGTAGCTTATGACTCCAGCAACAAAACTATCGGATTCTTGCAAATCCTGCAGTTTCTGATCCGGCACCGGATATGCTAATCAGCTATGCATAAATATGTGATCTTTTGATGCTTTTTTCCCATGAGATTAGAGTAATTGTTGGATGTTCCAACAATCTGAAATTGCAGCATGGAATCAGGACATGACATGCGTCTTTCTTTGTTTCGATTTCAATCCCCATCTGCTAGCTATGACGTGATGTTTGGATCATACTTAGGATGTTTTGTTGTCAGATTGTTTGCGGCATTTGTGCTGATTTTTTTATCCTTCTGTGCTGATTCTTTTTcctgtttgctattttttttactGATTTTGTTGATTGATTCTGCCATTCATGGATTTTGTGGCACGACAATGTACTGCGGTGCTAGATTTCTTTCATATTTGGATTTTTAGGCACGACAATGCACGACAGTGAAACTGATTTATATTTGGATTTGGATGGCGCATCTAGAAATACGCTGGTGATCAACTGGTTTTCCATGTCATTCCAGGCTGCATTAGTGTCAAGATCTATGCATGGGTCCAATTTGATGCAGAAAAACGCTGAGGTCGATAACTTAAATTGCATGCCACCAGATGCAGTTGTTTTATGCTAGGTCCCACTAAGAAACAAAACTCCACACCGTTGTCCTAGATTTGTATCTTTCTGTCAAAAAACAATTACttccactactggaaaactgagcatagGTCCTAACCCTTAGTACCAGTtagtttttgacccggtactaatgctcgcattagtaccggttctaacggctagttccccaggagccccctgacccctttagtaccggttgggaactccaaccgatactaaaggtcacccattagtctTCGTGAAGccgcgacggttgttgatgaagctgaaAAGTTGGagtcgactccgactagttgtcgacggtgTGAGGCCctccctcgactagttttctagtcgagacgagtagtcgaagtagtcatcgATGACTTGATTCGACTGGACATCGGGGCAGCAGTGctcggcaacctactgagggctatcccgaggtagtagattggttggtgaggaatcgtcggacctgaaactcgaaggtaaaagcaaggacacaagacacggatttatataggtttgggccgccagagtagcgtaataccctacatcctgtttggggtattgtatattgcgccctgcgcttgggtgttgtttggtgttgaggattttggtcctctgttgtggttctatgaggtcttcgcttACCGATCTATGGACCCCTGCCCTcgtttatatactccagggggtagaattactagtcggttacaaggaagagtcctaataggattacatggtatgagtcatagtaggattacagggaaattctagtaggagttcatcttcttccttccttgcggataATGGGGATCTATCCCTAACATTGAGGTCCCAATAGTGACAACAAAAGGACAATGATTTGAAATAGGTTTACCCAGGGTCTGCATTGTGGTATTTGGATAGGATAAAGTCCAAGAGCAGGAATTGAAGATCCAGTCTAGTTTTTCAAGAAAAGGTTCATCCTGCATGTTGCTCCAAGAGTAGTTTCTGCCATGGAAAGGAATGTCAACCAAGTCCAGATGCTCAATGAGATCATTGAAAAGGAGCATGTCATTAACATTGGCACCCAGTTTATTTCTATTCTCTGGAGATCTGATTAAATTGAAGTCTCTAGCCAATATCCATTCATCAAAAGTAGAGATATCAAGGTTATAAAGCCAAAAGATGAAAGCACTTTTGTTAGCTGCGTGTGAAGAGCATAAATATCAGTCAAATGAAAAACCTTTCCAGAAAAATTGCAGACAAATTCCATGGTGATTCTGCAAACAAATTCCATGGTGATTGAGAAGGAGTTCTTATGAACTAGAGTCCCCTTGAAGAAATTATAATTCTAGATGACTATTAGTCCACCGGGAGCCCCAGCAGATGGTGAAAACTCAAAGTGGCCGAGGTGTCTTGGGCAGAATTTTCTAAGATAGGCAACATCAAACATCTCTCTTAGTTTCCTGAAGGCAAACAATGGAAGAAACACTCTTAGAGATCTTATCACGGAAGGCATCCTACATTGCCTGGGAGTTAAGTCCCTTAACATTCTAGACCCAGATATTAATAGCACGTTTGTTACTCATTGAGCACTAGATGTATCAACAAAAAGCAGCTCTGATCACAAAACAGAGAAGGATAAAAGAGGGGGATATGAAATGAAGATCAACATGACACACCATAGACAGTAGATAGCACCAGAAAGACAGGTGATAGTAGAGTAACCAACTAATTATAAAGGCCTCAAAGGGCACGAAACTGAGATTGTTCACTGGAGAACACCCAACTAAGGtcctggtgataaagactactAGCCAACAAAAGATGCACATCATCAACGATATCCCTACTACCTATTATATAGTAGGATTGACATTATCGTCATCTAATTCCTCCAGAATGGCAGTAGACATAGCCTCAGGCTAGATCTAAAGAAAACCCATGGCAATTCCATGGATGACTGTAGGAGACATGTGTGGTGCTAGGTCAGCACCTTGCTGCAGGTCTACCTTGCCCGTGTAGATGTCAGGGAAATCTTCAGCCTACTCCTTGCTTGCAGCGTCCCTGAAGCCTTGCAGATCATGGTTGAGGCGTTTGCTGCAATGTAGGAACTTGTCCTCAAGGGCCTCCTTCATCTTGCGCGCCCTCCTCTTATGGGAAGCAGGGATCACCACTGGGCCTTCTAGTATTTCCACATCATCACTGTTGTCATCCTTGTCGTCAGAGTATGGGACTAGAGGATGTGCAGGGCCAAACACCACCAACGCCTCATTCTGATCCACAGCAGCAGAGGCCAAAAAGAACAGAGACTGGTGATCAGAGACGTAAGAGGGGATGGTAGTATCCAGATTGATATCAAAAGCAGAAAGAGTATTGCATGTGTGCCAGAATAACAGATGGAATGTGAAACTAAATGTTAAGAGCATTGATCACTTCTGATAAAGACAATCTCACCTGAGAAACAATTGGCGCAACCATCTGGAGTGGCATCACCTCTAGTGTAGAGGGATTGTGACTAGAGGCATCAAAATCAGCCACCGCACCAGAGAAAGGGCTGCCCTTGGACTTTTCCTGAGAAGCAGCGGCAATCTGAGGATCGACATTCATGGCTTCACTAGCAGTCCCATCACAAGGAGTTTCTTGACCCACATATGATTGTTCACCATAGGCCTATCCACCATAGGCAGGCGCATTCCCATTGAGCCCCCTCCACCTTGGGGCTTGCATAGGTAGGGGAAACAGAGGGCCATTGGAGGGCATTGGATCTTCATCCGCTAACATCATGATGCCTTTCTGCTCGAGGACAAAAATAGGGCACATCCAGGATCGAGTCTTTGGAGGGATGTGAAGCGTCctcacataagtagagactaaatatgatacaaatatcagtcccaggaggttgataacacatttattcgacaaataattcagttaccgtacaactcccgagggagcgggcgtgaaagccacgtagcgataataagtaaataaacaacagtggctaaccaagcgactgccaaaagacagcactcagaactacacggcagcagcagcatcttggataggctaacaccacaggcagcgttgggtgcggacacaacctctactcaaggtcttcgacGATGAaatccgggtcttcctctgtagtaacgaagcaagggtgagtacgaacgtactcaacaagtccaaccccatccacggagggggatacaagcaagtatattcacatgatatatcaaggataggctagggtttatttgcaataaagctagattttcaacacatgcatgggctcgttttcaaacaagttttcgtaaagcttttctttagtaaccgaaacattaagtggggttgatcctacccaataggatccaagttttatcgctatcggactccccatcCGCCATATCTTACGGCACAACtgtcggacacttccaaaattccacacacacacacacacacccgacagccatgcccaagtgctagttatgtgaccaagccgtaactcgtccaataccgtggacatagctacccggataggttttaactctgcagaggttgtacacttttcacacaagtagggtacc encodes the following:
- the LOC101761875 gene encoding uncharacterized protein LOC101761875 is translated as MNVDPQIAAASQEKSKGSPFSGAVADFDASSHNPSTLEVMPLQMVAPIVSQNEALVVFGPAHPLVPYSDDKDDNSDDVEILEGPVVIPASHKRRARKMKEALEDKFLHCSKRLNHDLQGFRDAASKE